From a single Thermothielavioides terrestris NRRL 8126 chromosome 1, complete sequence genomic region:
- a CDS encoding 60S ribosomal protein L22, whose translation MAPIAKKSGAKKGPKVTKKFVINASQPASDKIFDVSAFEKFLNEKIKVDGRVGNLGETIKISQQGEGKIEIIAHNDLSGRYLKYLTKKFLKKMQLRDWLRVVSTSKGVYELKFFNVVNDEAEEDED comes from the exons ATGGCCCCCATCGCA AAGAAGTCCGGCGCCAAGAAGGGCCCCAAGGTGACGAAGAAG TTCGTCATCAACGCCTCGCAGCCGGCCAGCGACAAGATCTTCGACGTCTCGGCCTTCGAGAAGTTCCTGAACGAGAAGATCAAGGTTGACGGTCGCGTCGGCAACCTCGGCGAGACCATCAAGATCTCCCAGCAGGGCGAGGGCAAGATTGAGATCATCGCCCACAATGACCTCTCTGGTCGGTACCTGAAGTACCT GACCAAGAAGTTCCTCAAGAAGATGCAGCTCCGTGACTGGCTGCGGGTCGTCTCGACCTCCAAGGGCGTCTACGAGCTCAAGTTCTTCAACGTCGTTAacgacgaggcggaggaggacgaggactAA